The Flammeovirgaceae bacterium genome contains a region encoding:
- a CDS encoding fasciclin domain-containing protein: MKRYIRIYSIVTALVVAGVAFIAGCSEFDQPEPASGPTIVQVASTHPDLNVLFAALKKTGLAASYNNVNSGSYTVFAPHDSAFTVFFRSALNQPAWDEIDVINYINNSMTTTSTVSIGALTTRLNYHIFSSEVAASQITGGQVFNTQQGSRLSISKVGSQVLLNANNAGTGAGNGAKVITTNIDASNGIIHTINKVLNPVTTSSAMASLGISINYGTNPPTTTPTLAVAETAADGNGADFDILVYAILKGEMATTLLPNTSPLPDYTLFTANDSRWLVALSAATEIDAIAALKAMTATEVGNMVRNQVVAGRVLSTDLSNGQTVNTLLSGKTFTISISGSTITLTDGVNNPDVTTANILTNAGVIHRIDDVLK; the protein is encoded by the coding sequence ATGAAGAGATATATTAGAATCTATTCCATCGTAACGGCTCTGGTTGTTGCTGGTGTGGCTTTTATTGCCGGATGTTCGGAGTTTGATCAGCCTGAACCGGCCAGCGGACCAACCATCGTGCAGGTGGCTTCAACACACCCCGATTTGAATGTCCTGTTTGCCGCCCTTAAAAAGACCGGGCTTGCCGCCTCATATAATAATGTGAACTCCGGGAGTTACACGGTTTTTGCACCGCATGACAGTGCTTTTACGGTTTTCTTCAGAAGTGCTTTAAACCAGCCTGCCTGGGATGAAATTGATGTAATTAATTACATCAACAACTCTATGACCACCACGTCAACAGTCAGCATTGGCGCACTTACCACACGCCTCAACTACCACATATTCAGTAGTGAGGTAGCGGCTTCACAAATTACGGGTGGCCAGGTGTTTAATACCCAGCAGGGGTCAAGGCTCTCCATATCAAAAGTCGGTTCGCAGGTGTTGCTCAATGCCAACAACGCGGGCACCGGGGCCGGCAATGGCGCCAAAGTGATAACCACCAATATTGACGCATCGAACGGTATAATTCATACTATCAATAAGGTATTGAATCCGGTAACAACGTCCAGTGCCATGGCCAGCCTTGGTATCAGTATTAATTATGGAACCAATCCTCCAACCACCACACCCACGCTTGCAGTAGCTGAAACTGCCGCTGATGGTAATGGTGCCGACTTTGATATTTTGGTTTATGCGATACTGAAGGGTGAGATGGCCACCACCTTGCTTCCGAACACTTCACCGCTTCCCGATTACACCCTCTTCACCGCTAACGACAGTCGTTGGCTGGTTGCGCTTTCGGCCGCAACGGAAATAGATGCCATCGCAGCTTTAAAAGCCATGACAGCCACCGAAGTGGGAAACATGGTAAGGAACCAGGTAGTTGCCGGAAGGGTGTTGTCAACTGATCTAAGCAACGGGCAAACCGTAAATACCTTGTTGTCTGGCAAAACGTTTACGATAAGTATTTCAGGCTCCACCATTACGTTAACAGATGGAGTTAACAACCCTGATGTTACCACGGCCAACATTTTAACCAATGCCGGTGTTATTCATCGGATTGATGATGTATTGAAATAA